In a single window of the Rhineura floridana isolate rRhiFlo1 chromosome 3, rRhiFlo1.hap2, whole genome shotgun sequence genome:
- the LOC133381562 gene encoding zinc finger protein 420-like isoform X4 — MPSDDTAQDYEEAIMGLFAEEATDFLESKAPSGARECSLRRGHVQESERRATSLGDGTLLSRPPRSPLLCGGEEAAAVEADQGPLSFEEVAVYFTEEEWALLDPHQRALHREVMEENGRIVTSFGCESKSENQEELHGEFPARDTCIKGEQQRMKTETKSTSSQGTVYHQIAIQGRMEKRKDENTCCVCLSAFHPKSTLKTQWKKQTGEKPYECLECVKRYHQQIYLTVHQRIHTEEKQYKCLECGKSFSRKRDLTAHQGIHTGEKPFICLECGKSFSRKRDLTAHQGIHTGEKPFKCMECGKTFSWKADLTAHQRIHTGEKPFKCLQCGKSFFRKRDLISHQRIHTGEKPFKCLECGKSLSQKTNLIDYQRIHTGEKPFKCMECGKSFFQKRDLTSHQRIHTGEKPFKCLQCGKSFFRKRDLTSHQRIHTGEKPFKCLECGKSLSQKTNLIAHQRIHTGEKPFKCMECGKSFSQKSNLTAHQGIHTGEKPFKCLQCGKSFFRKRDLTSHQRIHTGEKPFKCLECGKSLSQKTNLIDYQRIHTGEKPFKCMECGKSFFQKSDLTSHQRIHTGEKPFKCLQCGKSFFRKRDLTSHQRIHTGEKPFKCLECGKSFSQKMNLIAHQRIHTGEKPFKCLECGKSFSQKSNLTAHQGIHTGEKPFKCLECGKSFFRKRDLTSHQRIHTGEKPFKCLECGKSLSQKTNLIAHQRIHTGEKPFKCMECGKSFFQKSNLTAHQGIHTGEKPFKCLECGRSFFRKRDLTSHQRIHTGEKPFKCLECGKSFSQKTNLNTHQRIHTGEKPFKCMECGKSFFQKSNLTAHQGIHTGKLA; from the exons ATGCCCTCCGACGACACAGCCCAGGATTACGAGGAAGCG ATCATGGGTCTGTTTGCAGAAGAGGCCACTGATTTCCTGGAATCGAAGGCGCCGTCAGGGGCCAGAGAATGTTCTCTGCGAAGGGGGCACGTTCAGGAGAGTGAAAGACGTGCCACCTCACTCG GTGACGGGACTCTGCTGTCAAGGCCCCCTCGGTCACCTCTTCTTTGTGGTGGAGAAGAAGCAGCTGCTGTGGAAGCGGATCAG GGTCCCCTGTCttttgaggaggtggctgtgtatttcacTGAGGAGGAGTGGGCTCTACTGGATCCCCACCAGAGGGCGCTGCACAGGGAGGTCATGGAGGAGAATGGTCGGATTGTCACCTCTTTCG GTTGTGAAAGCAAATCTGAGAATCAGGAAGAACTACATGGGGAGTTTCCAGCAAGAGACACATGTATAAAGGGGGAGCAGCAGAGAATGAAAACTGAAACTAAATCCACATCTTCTCAAGGCACTGTCTACCATCAAATTGCAATCCAAGGAAgaatggaaaaaagaaaagatgaaaatacatgctgtgtgtgtttgtcagCTTTCCATCCTAAATCAACACTTAAAACTCAATGGAAAAAACAaaccggggagaaaccatatgaatgcttggaatgtgTAAAGAGATATCATCAGCAGATATATCTCACtgttcatcaaagaattcacacagaggagaaacaatataaatgcttggagtgtggaaagagcttctctcgGAAGAGAGATCTCACTGCTCATCAaggaattcatacaggggagaaaccatttatatgcttggagtgtggaaagagcttctctcgGAAGAGAGATCTCACTGCTCATCAaggaattcatacaggggagaaaccatttaaatgcatggagtgtggaaagactttCTCTTGGAAGGCAGATCTCActgctcatcaaagaattcacacaggggagaaaccatttaaatgcttgcagtgtggaaagagcttctttcGGAAGAGAGACCTCATCtctcatcaaagaatccacacaggagagaaaccatttaaatgcttggagtgtggaaagagcttatCTCAGAAGACGAATCTCATTGAttatcaaagaattcacacgggggagaaaccatttaaatgcatggagtgtggaaagagcttctttcagaagagagacctcacttctcatcaaagaatccacacaggggagaaaccatttaaatgcttgcagtgtggaaagagcttctttcGGAAGAGAGacctcacttctcatcaaagaatccacacaggagagaaaccatttaaatgcttggagtgtggaaagagcttatCTCAGAAGACGAATCTCAttgctcatcaaagaattcacacgggggagaaaccatttaaatgcatggagtgcggaaagagcttctctCAGAAGAGCAATCTCACTGCTCATCaaggaattcacacaggggagaaaccatttaaatgcttgcagtgtggaaagagcttctttcGGAAGAGAGacctcacttctcatcaaagaatccacacaggagagaaaccatttaaatgcttggagtgtggaaagagcttatCTCAGAAGACAAATCTCATTGAttatcaaagaattcacacgggggagaaaccatttaaatgcatggagtgtggaaagagcttctttcagaagagtgacctcacttctcatcaaagaatccacacaggggagaaaccatttaaatgcttgcagtgtggaaagagcttctttcGGAAGAGAGacctcacttctcatcaaagaatccacacaggagagaaaccatttaaatgcttggagtgtggaaagagcttctctcaGAAGATGAATCTCAttgctcatcaaagaattcacacaggggagaaaccatttaaatgcttggagtgcggaaagagcttctctCAGAAGAGCAATCTCACTGCTCATCaaggaattcacacaggggagaaaccatttaaatgcttggagtgtggaaagagcttctttcGGAAGAGAGacctcacttctcatcaaagaatccacacaggagagaaaccatttaaatgcttggagtgtggaaagagcttatCTCAGAAAACGAATCTCAttgctcatcaaagaattcacacgggggagaaaccctttaaatgcatggagtgcggaaagagcttctttCAGAAGAGCAATCTCACTGCTCATCaaggaattcacacaggggagaaaccatttaaatgcttggagtgtggaaggagCTTCTTTCGGAAGAGAGacctcacttctcatcaaagaatccacacaggggagaaaccatttaaatgcttggagtgtggaaagagcttctctcaGAAGACGAATCTCAATACTcatcagagaattcacacaggggagaaaccatttaaatgcatggagtgcggaaagagcttctttCAGAAGAGCAATCTCACTGCTCATCAAGGAATTCACACGGGAAAACTCGCAtag